The window TCCGCCAAATGTTATGAGGTTTTTTTCCCCAATATTTCATTGCTGTGTAGATGGGTGGTCTCACATCTTCAACTAAAGCATAGTTTATTTCTTCAATTGGCATATTATTTTATTTTAGAGTTTAAATATTTTACTTTCTTTTCAGCTACCTTTAAAGCTTCGAAACCAAATTCCTCGTTTGCTAATTCATAAGTAACTTTATCGCTGAGAAACTGAATTAATAAATTCTTTTCATCTGTTTTAAATATTTTAGCAAACTGTAATACTTGTTCTTTTGTTGCTCTTCTTTCATTTCTTTCAATCTTGCTTAAAAAAGATTGGTCAATGTCAAGCAAAGCCGCAACTTTTCTTA of the Bacteroidales bacterium genome contains:
- a CDS encoding helix-turn-helix transcriptional regulator; translated protein: MLTFGEVIRKLREEKELPLRKVAALLDIDQSFLSKIERNERRATKEQVLQFAKIFKTDEKNLLIQFLSDKVTYELANEEFGFEALKVAEKKVKYLNSKIK